The genomic stretch AGCCTTTTGCGGCCCGTTTTGGCAGGTTGCTGACGGGCGGGATCAAGAGCCTGTCGCGGCTATTTCCGGTCCGCGCGAGGGGTTTTGACGGCCTTGGCGTTGTGTTCGGCAAACGCCGGCGGGACCGAGAATGCCCCTGTTTTGAGGTTATAGACGCAGCGCCAGGCCTCGATCTTGTCGTCGAAGGCCCAGAACTGATGCAGGAAACCTTCGTCTCCCATATCTTTGGAATACTGCTCCATCCGCAGCTGATGATCGGGTGAAACCAGCGTGTCATCCGCGCGCAATTTGAATTCGGCCCCAGGCTCGTCCGCGCTGGCCGGCGCCGCGGCGGAAAAGCCGGACACCGCAAGATAAACCTGTGCTTCGTAACCAGGCGCCAGACATGTCCGCATCTCGCTCCAGATCCTGTGCGTCGGACGACCCAATAGCCGGCGAGGTTCAGCGCGTCCCAAGCTACCGGCACCGGTTGCGCGAATGGACAAGGCGCGTGTCTTTCGACATGAACAGACGATCCGAAAGGCGAGGGCCGTCCGGGGTCTCTAGCCGGTCGCACTGGCGAGGAAAAAGTCAAATAATGTCAATGGTATCCGCCGATCTTCTGAACCTGTTGATGGCCTCACTGGACGGTGGTCGGTCGCGGCGCGCCGGGGCTGGTTGCTGATGGCTGGGATCGACCAGCCATCGCCCTGGTGGTCGGCGGCGCGGTACGCCGATCGAAAACCGTTCCTGATGGCCAGGAGCGCCATCACCAAGGCCGTCAGGGCCTGGTTCGACGAGCAGGGCTTTGCCGAAGTCGAGACCGCAATCCTGCAGGTATCGCCGGGCAACGAGACGCATTTGCACGCCCCCCGCACCGAGTTGACCCGCGCCGACGGCACCCGCGCGACCCGCTATTTGCGGACCTCGCCGGAATTCGCGGCCAAGAAACTGCTGGCGGCGGGCGAGGCAAAGATCTTCGAGTTCGCCCGGGTATTTCGCGACCGCGAGCGCGGCGACCTGCATTTGCCGGAATTCACCATGCTGGAATGGTACCGCGCCAACGCGCCCTATGACGCCGTGATGGCCGACAGCATTGTCGTGATCGCGCAGGCGGCGCAGGCGACCGGGATCGGGCGATTTTCGTTTCGCGGCAGAACGGCCGACCCGTTTGCCGAGCCGGAATCGCTGACGGTGGCGGCGGCGTTCGAGCGCTTTGCCGGTATCGATCTGCTGGCGACGATCGCGGAGGGCGAAGGTGATCGCGCACAGCTTGCGGCGGCGGCCAAGACGCGGGTACGGATTGCGGATGATGACACCTGGTCAGACATTTTCAGCAAGGTGCTGGTCGAGCATGTCGAACCCAGGCTTGGGCAGGGGCGGTTGACGGTGCTGTTCGAATATCCGACCCCCGAAGCAGCGCTGGCGCGGGCCAAGGCGGCCGATCCGCGCGTCGCCGAACGTTTTGAGGTCTATGCCTGCGGCGTCGAGCTCGCCAACGGCTTTGGCGAGTTGACGGATGCGGCCGAGCAGCGCCATCGTTTTGATTTGGCGATGGACGAAAAGGCGCGGCGTTATGGCGAGCGTTATCCGCTTGACGACGATTTTCTCGATGCGGTCGCGGCGATGCCGGAATCAAGCGGCATAGCACTCGGCTTCGACCGGCTGGTGATGCTGGCCAGCGGCGCGCTGCGGATCGACCAGGTGGTGTGGACGCCGCCGGCAGGTGAGGCATGAACAGGATCGATCCAAAGCTGATTGCGACATTGCGTCTGCCCAGCGAACTGGTCGAACGGGGGCTTGCGCCGGCGGCGGATCTTGCCGGTCTCGAACGCGTCGCCGCGCGCTATGCGATCGCGGTGACGCCCGATATCGCCGCGCTGATCGACAGCGAAAACCCCGACGACCCGATCGCGCGCCAATTCCTCCCCGATGTCCGGGAACTAATCGAGCATGCCGGCGAGAGCGCCGATCCAATCGGCGACGATACCCATTCGCCGGTCGCCGGCATCGTCCATCGCTATCCCGACCGGGTGCTGTTCAAGCTGGTTCATGTCTGCGCGGTGTATTGCCGGTTTTGTTTCCGTCGCGAAATGGTCGGGCCGGGCAAGGCGACGGCACTCTCGGAGGGCGCCTACCGCGCTGCGCTCGATTACATCCGTAACCATTCAGAAGTATGGGAAGTCATCCTGACCGGCGGCGATCCCCTGATGTTGTCGCCGCGCCGGATCGCCGAAATCATGGCGGATCTCGCCGCCATCGATCACGTTAGGATCATCCGTATCCACACCCGCGTACCCGTTGCCGATCCCGCGCGGATCAGCCCCGAAATGGTCGCTGCGCTTAAGGTGGAGGGCGCGACCACTTGGCTTGCAATTCACGCCAACCATCCGCGCGAGCTGAGCGACACGGCGCGCGCCGCGGTCGCCCGCCTGGCCGATGCCGGCATTCCCCTGGTAAGCCAGTCGGTTTTGCTGCGCGGCGTCAATGACGATGCGGCAACGCTGGAGGCCCTGATGCGGGCTTTGGTCGAATGCCGGATCAAGCCCTACTATCTGCACCACGGCGATCTGGCACCCGGCACGGCGCATCTCCGCACCACGATCGAGCAAGGACAGGAACTGATGCGGGCCTTGCGGGGACGGGTATCCGGCCTGTGCCAGCCGGACTATGTGCTCGACATTCCCGGGGGCCATGGCAAGGCGCCGGTGGGCCCGAATTATTTGTCGCATGCGAATTCCCGGGAAGGTGAACTATCCTCGGAAACGCGTTATCGTGTCGTGGATTATTGTGGTGACGTTCATCTCTATCCTCCGAAGCCGTGACCGGCCCGATGACAGACGAGGGCGGGGTGAGCCCGGAGCCGCCGGAAGATGAGCGCCATCGCAACGTCGAAAACGCCGTGATGCTCGGTTTCTTTGCTGTGCTGGTGGCGGCGGGAATCTGGTTACTTGGCACCATGGCCGATCTGCGAAAGGTGCAGGACTGTGCTGCCCAGGGACGCCGGAATTGCGCCGTTGTCGACGTTCCCCAGCGGACGCGATAAAGAGAGTTTCGAAAGGGAGAACCAAGATGCGAAAAACAATCCTGTCGATAGCGCTGCTGGTTCTGATCGGCG from Bradyrhizobium sp. Ash2021 encodes the following:
- the epmA gene encoding EF-P lysine aminoacylase EpmA produces the protein MAGIDQPSPWWSAARYADRKPFLMARSAITKAVRAWFDEQGFAEVETAILQVSPGNETHLHAPRTELTRADGTRATRYLRTSPEFAAKKLLAAGEAKIFEFARVFRDRERGDLHLPEFTMLEWYRANAPYDAVMADSIVVIAQAAQATGIGRFSFRGRTADPFAEPESLTVAAAFERFAGIDLLATIAEGEGDRAQLAAAAKTRVRIADDDTWSDIFSKVLVEHVEPRLGQGRLTVLFEYPTPEAALARAKAADPRVAERFEVYACGVELANGFGELTDAAEQRHRFDLAMDEKARRYGERYPLDDDFLDAVAAMPESSGIALGFDRLVMLASGALRIDQVVWTPPAGEA
- a CDS encoding lysine-2,3-aminomutase-like protein, translating into MNRIDPKLIATLRLPSELVERGLAPAADLAGLERVAARYAIAVTPDIAALIDSENPDDPIARQFLPDVRELIEHAGESADPIGDDTHSPVAGIVHRYPDRVLFKLVHVCAVYCRFCFRREMVGPGKATALSEGAYRAALDYIRNHSEVWEVILTGGDPLMLSPRRIAEIMADLAAIDHVRIIRIHTRVPVADPARISPEMVAALKVEGATTWLAIHANHPRELSDTARAAVARLADAGIPLVSQSVLLRGVNDDAATLEALMRALVECRIKPYYLHHGDLAPGTAHLRTTIEQGQELMRALRGRVSGLCQPDYVLDIPGGHGKAPVGPNYLSHANSREGELSSETRYRVVDYCGDVHLYPPKP